In a genomic window of uncultured Sphaerochaeta sp.:
- a CDS encoding helix-turn-helix transcriptional regulator has product MNQTELQKRLDLSQSFISMSMKRNTIPRADLLMKVADYFKVSPRWLMTGEEERGFDVKYSVVINDKKIMEIGYLLTLCDNDYVGMIGEFVEHEISHQKTIW; this is encoded by the coding sequence ATGAATCAGACAGAACTACAAAAGCGTCTGGATTTGTCACAGTCCTTCATTTCGATGTCCATGAAGAGAAACACCATACCAAGGGCAGATCTTCTCATGAAGGTTGCTGACTACTTCAAGGTTTCTCCTCGATGGCTCATGACAGGGGAGGAGGAAAGAGGGTTTGATGTCAAATACTCTGTTGTCATCAATGACAAGAAAATCATGGAAATCGGTTATCTGCTCACCTTGTGCGATAATGACTACGTTGGAATGATTGGTGAGTTTGTCGAACATGAAATTTCCCATCAAAAGACTATTTGGTAA